The following are from one region of the Stigmatella ashevillena genome:
- the fabF gene encoding beta-ketoacyl-ACP synthase II — MEKRRVVVTGLGLISPCGTGVESSWEALIQGRSGVGPITLFDASGLDCRIAGEVKDFRPEDFIDRREMRRMDRFCQFAVAAADMALKDSGLEVTSQNAERVAVIVGSGIGGLGSLEETYRRALEKGPDRISPFFILQMIINMAPGYISIRHGIKGPSWSSNSACSTSAHALGEAFRGIQRGDFDAAVVGGAEAPVTLLGVGGFAAMKALSTRNEAPQQASRPFDADRDGFVVAEGAGMLVLETWEHACARGAKVYAELTGYGASSDAYHVTQPAPGHEGAQRSMRLALKDAQLVPSDIGYINAHGTSTDLGDMLEMEGIASVFGAAARGVAISSTKSMTGHMNGAAGAAEAVISILALQRGILPPTINLQKQDLRITLDCIPNAAREQRVDAVMSNSFGFGGTNVSLVFQRPR; from the coding sequence ATGGAGAAGCGGCGCGTTGTGGTCACGGGACTTGGGCTCATCAGCCCCTGTGGCACGGGAGTGGAGTCGAGCTGGGAGGCTCTCATCCAAGGCCGGAGCGGAGTGGGACCCATCACGCTCTTCGATGCCAGCGGCCTGGACTGCCGTATTGCGGGCGAGGTGAAGGACTTCCGCCCAGAGGACTTCATCGACCGGCGGGAGATGCGCCGGATGGACCGGTTCTGCCAGTTCGCGGTGGCCGCCGCGGACATGGCCTTGAAGGACTCAGGCCTGGAGGTGACGTCCCAGAACGCCGAGCGGGTCGCCGTCATCGTCGGCTCGGGAATCGGAGGGCTGGGCAGCCTGGAGGAGACCTACCGGCGAGCCCTGGAGAAGGGACCGGATCGCATCAGTCCCTTCTTCATTCTCCAGATGATCATCAACATGGCCCCGGGCTACATCTCCATCCGCCATGGCATCAAAGGCCCGAGCTGGTCCTCCAACTCCGCCTGTTCCACCAGTGCCCACGCCCTGGGGGAAGCCTTTCGCGGTATCCAGCGAGGCGACTTCGATGCCGCCGTCGTCGGGGGGGCCGAGGCGCCCGTGACCTTGCTGGGCGTGGGGGGGTTCGCCGCGATGAAGGCGCTCTCCACTCGCAACGAAGCGCCGCAGCAGGCTAGCCGTCCCTTTGACGCGGACCGTGATGGTTTCGTGGTGGCAGAGGGGGCCGGGATGCTGGTGCTGGAGACATGGGAGCATGCCTGCGCCCGCGGTGCGAAGGTGTATGCGGAGCTGACCGGTTACGGTGCCAGCTCGGATGCGTACCACGTGACCCAGCCTGCTCCGGGACATGAGGGTGCCCAGCGAAGCATGCGGCTGGCGCTCAAGGACGCGCAGCTCGTGCCCTCGGACATCGGCTACATCAACGCGCACGGCACATCGACGGATCTCGGCGACATGCTGGAGATGGAAGGAATCGCCAGCGTGTTCGGCGCGGCGGCCCGTGGGGTGGCCATCTCGTCCACCAAGTCCATGACAGGGCACATGAACGGCGCTGCCGGCGCGGCGGAGGCCGTCATCAGCATCCTGGCGCTCCAGCGCGGCATCCTCCCGCCCACCATCAATCTCCAGAAGCAGGATCTTCGCATCACGCTCGACTGCATCCCCAACGCCGCGCGTGAGCAGCGTGTGGATGCGGTCATGAGCAACTCGTTCGGCTTTGGAGGCACCAACGTGTCGCTCGTGTTTCAGCGGCCGAGATAG
- a CDS encoding TetR/AcrR family transcriptional regulator, producing MRYGPEHKQATHTRILTAAESLFRQHGFEGASVERVMRAAGLTVGGFYAHFSSKEALLSEALRDFLQKRRERWMAGIEELRGKEWLSHFTRRYLNRQLRDDPGTGCLMPSLLSDLTRASPAIQATFAEGLDALAREAQTHLDDEKGVTARQKALASIALCFGTMTLARATASHPFSDELLAAARALLLTEEETPSSPPRPR from the coding sequence ATGCGATACGGACCCGAACACAAGCAGGCGACACACACGCGCATCCTCACCGCGGCCGAGTCGCTCTTCCGGCAGCACGGCTTCGAGGGCGCAAGCGTGGAGCGCGTCATGCGCGCCGCAGGCCTGACGGTAGGCGGCTTCTATGCCCACTTCTCCTCGAAGGAGGCGCTGCTCTCGGAAGCCCTGCGGGACTTCCTCCAGAAGCGCAGGGAGCGCTGGATGGCGGGTATCGAGGAGCTGCGTGGCAAGGAGTGGCTGAGTCACTTCACCCGTCGCTACCTCAACCGGCAGCTCCGCGATGACCCGGGGACGGGTTGCCTCATGCCGTCCCTGCTGTCGGACCTCACGCGGGCCTCACCGGCGATCCAGGCCACGTTCGCCGAAGGTCTGGACGCATTGGCCCGCGAAGCCCAGACTCACTTGGACGATGAGAAGGGTGTCACGGCCCGGCAGAAGGCCCTCGCGTCCATTGCCCTGTGCTTCGGCACGATGACGTTGGCCAGGGCCACGGCCTCGCACCCCTTTTCGGATGAGCTGCTGGCAGCCGCCCGTGCCCTCCTTCTGACCGAAGAGGAAACACCGTCGTCCCCTCCCCGTCCCCGCTGA